A stretch of the Pseudomonas helvetica genome encodes the following:
- a CDS encoding carbon-nitrogen hydrolase family protein codes for MRVALYQCPPLPLDVAGNLQRLQKLATEAKGADLLVFPEMFLTGYNIGAEAVGALAEAQDGTCAQYIASIAKASGIAIVYGYPERAEDGQIYNAVQLIDSRGQRLANYRKTHLFGELDHSMFSVGPDEFPLVELNGWKLGFLICYDLEFPENARRLALAGAELILVPTANMIPYDFIADVTVRSRAFENQCYVAYANYCGHEGEIHYCGQSSIAAPDGSRIAQAGLDEALIVGTLDRQLMVDSRAANRYFLDRRPELYGELNKR; via the coding sequence ATGCGCGTAGCGCTCTACCAATGCCCGCCGCTGCCGCTCGACGTTGCCGGCAATCTGCAGCGCCTGCAAAAGCTTGCGACAGAGGCCAAAGGCGCCGATCTGCTGGTGTTCCCGGAGATGTTCCTGACCGGCTACAACATCGGCGCCGAAGCGGTTGGCGCGTTGGCCGAGGCGCAAGACGGCACTTGCGCGCAGTACATCGCGAGCATCGCCAAGGCCTCCGGTATCGCCATTGTGTATGGCTATCCGGAACGCGCCGAGGACGGGCAGATCTATAACGCCGTGCAGTTGATCGATAGCCGGGGCCAGCGTCTGGCCAACTACCGCAAGACTCATCTGTTCGGCGAGCTCGATCATTCGATGTTCAGCGTTGGGCCGGATGAGTTTCCATTGGTGGAACTCAACGGCTGGAAGCTGGGCTTTTTGATCTGCTACGACCTGGAGTTTCCGGAAAACGCCCGGCGCCTGGCGCTGGCCGGCGCCGAGCTGATTCTGGTGCCGACGGCGAACATGATTCCCTACGACTTCATCGCCGATGTCACCGTGCGCTCACGGGCCTTCGAGAACCAATGTTACGTGGCGTACGCCAATTACTGTGGTCACGAAGGCGAGATCCACTACTGCGGTCAAAGCAGCATCGCCGCACCGGATGGCAGTCGCATCGCCCAGGCCGGCCTGGATGAAGCGCTGATCGTTGGTACGCTGGATCGCCAACTGATGGTCGATTCTCGTGCCGCCAATCGCTACTTTCTCGATCGTCGACCAGAACTCTACGGCGAGCTGAACAAGCGCTGA
- the pqqF gene encoding pyrroloquinoline quinone biosynthesis protein PqqF: MPAPTHLLPHVETLANGLRVSLRHAPGLKRCAAALRVAAGSHDAPLAWPGLAHFLEHLFFLGTERFPADDGLMAYVQRHGGQLNASTRERTTDFFFELPPQDFAGGLERLCDMLAHPRLNPDDQLREREVLEAEFIAWSQDAEAQRQVALFSGLSPDHPLRGFHAGNRDSLAVQQPEFQQALSAFYQRFYQTGQITLSLAGPQSVDELHSLAERLSGDFAVGKQQPQSAPPTLMATANNNYQQADERRLNLLFAFEALPNASREALDFLCTWLNTSKPGGVFAELRHRQLIDNLKAAPLYQFAGQALLQVEFNLTASAATQAGIIRELLGDWLSFFADAADWSKLREEYALLQQQKRQTSNALALARLDSEKLEPELSDSGAIALKAIVQQMSPTPVDNLDVVWQLPPANPFLRSAEVPAPAGLIRGQTSAHRGLRTFAQDRTRGRRERSPMQFNQGLADDNGEAAICLRWRLDSAPPANLQPTLARSLQGLRDDASQAGVELSFSETGNQWLLKISGRHEPMPAILEQALLCLMNPAADAWLSTESSAPLIAIRQLLKVLPAHCLGQDSQSTSQPAGADVLQQIWATARWDGLAAGLPATVQTAITRALSRVPGIPDSEMTAPASIAGQHLWSEVPSDANENALLLFCPTPTQDLADEAAWRLLAQLCQTPFYQRLRVELQLGYAVFSGVRQINGQTGLLFGVQSPNASAKEILEHIEAFLKQLPELISTLDDASLINQRQTLAEQLDGNLIPFAQAFELLWQGKLGGHSSDYLSELQQAVLLLNRTALLDAAKRLIHAAGGRRCLATNACPDGTWQPTARSLPGL; encoded by the coding sequence ATGCCTGCGCCGACCCACCTTCTCCCTCACGTCGAAACCCTGGCCAACGGCCTGCGGGTTTCGCTTCGTCATGCGCCCGGTTTGAAACGCTGCGCCGCGGCTTTACGGGTTGCTGCTGGCAGTCACGATGCGCCGCTGGCCTGGCCTGGGCTGGCGCACTTTCTTGAACACCTGTTCTTTCTCGGCACCGAACGCTTTCCTGCTGACGATGGGTTGATGGCCTACGTGCAACGTCACGGCGGGCAACTGAACGCCAGCACCCGCGAGCGCACCACCGACTTCTTCTTCGAACTGCCGCCTCAGGACTTCGCCGGAGGGCTTGAGCGTTTGTGCGACATGCTCGCCCACCCGCGCCTGAATCCGGATGATCAGTTGCGTGAACGGGAAGTACTGGAAGCTGAATTCATTGCCTGGTCTCAAGATGCTGAAGCGCAACGACAGGTCGCATTGTTCAGCGGGCTTTCGCCAGATCATCCATTGCGCGGTTTCCATGCCGGCAATCGCGACAGCCTGGCGGTACAGCAGCCTGAGTTTCAACAGGCCTTAAGCGCGTTCTATCAGCGTTTCTACCAAACCGGTCAAATAACGCTGAGCCTTGCCGGTCCGCAGTCTGTGGATGAGTTGCATAGCCTGGCCGAGCGTTTGAGCGGCGACTTCGCCGTCGGTAAACAGCAACCGCAAAGCGCCCCGCCCACGTTGATGGCAACCGCAAACAACAATTATCAACAGGCTGACGAACGCCGACTCAACCTGCTGTTTGCATTCGAAGCCTTGCCGAACGCATCCCGTGAAGCGCTGGATTTTCTCTGCACCTGGCTGAACACGTCGAAACCGGGAGGCGTCTTCGCCGAGTTACGCCATCGCCAATTGATCGACAACCTGAAGGCGGCGCCGCTGTACCAATTCGCCGGACAAGCACTGCTGCAGGTTGAGTTCAACCTGACGGCCAGTGCCGCAACGCAGGCCGGGATAATCCGTGAGCTGCTGGGTGATTGGCTGAGCTTCTTCGCCGACGCTGCCGACTGGTCGAAGTTGCGCGAAGAATATGCCCTGCTGCAACAGCAAAAGCGTCAAACCAGCAACGCCTTGGCACTTGCCCGACTGGACAGTGAGAAGCTTGAACCAGAACTGTCGGATTCGGGTGCCATTGCGCTTAAAGCCATAGTTCAGCAGATGAGCCCGACACCTGTGGATAACCTGGATGTCGTCTGGCAACTGCCACCCGCCAATCCGTTCCTGCGTTCGGCCGAAGTGCCAGCACCAGCCGGTTTGATCCGTGGACAAACCAGCGCCCATCGCGGCTTGCGCACGTTTGCCCAGGATCGCACGCGCGGTCGCCGTGAGCGCTCGCCGATGCAGTTCAACCAAGGTCTCGCAGACGATAATGGCGAAGCGGCGATTTGCCTGCGTTGGCGCCTCGACTCCGCACCGCCAGCCAATCTTCAACCGACACTGGCCCGCAGCCTGCAAGGCCTGCGCGATGACGCCAGTCAGGCGGGCGTCGAGCTGTCCTTCAGCGAAACGGGCAATCAATGGTTGCTGAAAATCAGCGGACGACATGAGCCGATGCCGGCGATTCTCGAACAGGCGCTGCTGTGTCTGATGAATCCCGCCGCCGATGCCTGGCTCAGTACCGAGTCGTCAGCACCGCTGATCGCGATCCGGCAATTGCTTAAGGTGTTGCCAGCACATTGCCTGGGACAGGATTCGCAGTCGACATCGCAGCCTGCCGGCGCTGATGTCCTACAGCAGATCTGGGCCACTGCACGCTGGGATGGATTGGCCGCAGGTCTGCCGGCGACTGTTCAAACAGCGATCACCCGCGCCTTGAGCCGCGTACCTGGCATTCCTGACAGTGAGATGACCGCGCCCGCCTCCATTGCCGGCCAACACCTCTGGAGCGAAGTGCCCAGTGACGCCAACGAAAATGCGCTATTGCTGTTTTGCCCGACGCCCACTCAGGATCTGGCCGACGAAGCCGCGTGGCGCCTGCTCGCGCAACTCTGCCAAACGCCGTTCTATCAGCGCCTGCGGGTCGAACTGCAATTGGGTTACGCAGTGTTCAGTGGTGTCCGTCAGATCAATGGACAGACCGGGCTGCTGTTTGGCGTGCAATCGCCTAACGCATCGGCGAAAGAGATCCTCGAACACATCGAAGCCTTCCTGAAGCAACTGCCTGAACTCATCTCGACGCTCGATGATGCGTCCTTGATCAATCAGCGCCAGACCTTGGCCGAGCAGCTCGACGGCAATCTCATCCCGTTTGCCCAAGCCTTTGAACTACTGTGGCAGGGCAAACTGGGCGGCCATTCATCGGATTACCTGTCTGAGCTGCAACAGGCCGTGTTGCTACTGAATCGCACAGCTTTGCTCGATGCAGCAAAGCGCCTGATTCACGCAGCAGGTGGCCGCAGATGCCTGGCCACCAATGCCTGCCCGGACGGCACCTGGCAACCGACAGCCCGATCATTACCGGGGCTGTAA
- a CDS encoding Lrp/AsnC family transcriptional regulator has translation MPDTRPPVLDEIDRQLIAALQINARESVAMLARQLGIARTTVTSRLARLEKARVITGYGVRLGQRVVDGGLQAYVGITVQPRSGKEVLRRLSAMAQVQQLCAVSGEFDYVAWLRTDSPEQLDQLLDQIGSVDGVEKTTTSIILSSKIDRGQPV, from the coding sequence CCTCGACGAAATCGACCGCCAACTGATCGCGGCCTTGCAAATCAATGCTCGTGAAAGCGTGGCCATGCTCGCCCGGCAATTGGGTATTGCACGCACGACAGTGACGTCACGCCTGGCGCGGCTGGAAAAGGCCCGGGTCATTACCGGCTACGGCGTGCGACTCGGGCAGCGAGTGGTCGATGGCGGTTTGCAGGCTTATGTCGGGATCACCGTGCAACCGCGCTCCGGCAAGGAAGTACTGCGTCGGCTCAGCGCCATGGCGCAGGTTCAGCAGTTGTGTGCGGTCAGCGGCGAATTCGATTACGTGGCCTGGCTGCGTACCGATTCACCGGAACAGCTCGACCAGTTGCTCGACCAGATCGGTAGTGTCGACGGTGTAGAAAAAACCACCACGTCGATCATCCTCAGCAGCAAAATTGACCGTGGCCAGCCAGTTTGA
- a CDS encoding NAD(P)/FAD-dependent oxidoreductase: MNKNNRHPADGKKPVTIFGPDFPFAFDDWIEHPAGLGSIPAHNHGAEVAIVGAGIAGLVAAYELMKLGLKPVVYEASKMGGRLRSQAFEGAEGIIAELGGMRFPVSSTAFYHYVDKLGLETKPFPNPLTPASGSTVIDLEGQTHYAQKLADLPALFQEVADAWADALEDGSRFGEIQQAIRDRDVPRLKELWNTLVPLWDDRTFYDFVATSKAFAKLSFHHREVFGQVGFGTGGWDSDFPNSMLEIFRVVMTNCDDHQHLVVGGVEQVPLGIWRHVPERCAHWPAGTSLSSLHNGAPRTGVKRIARAADGRFSVTDNWGDTREYAAVLTTCQSWLLTTQIECEESLFSQKMWMALDRTRYMQSSKTFVMVDRPFWKDKDPETGRDLMSMTLTDRLTRGTYLFDNGDDKPGVICLSYSWMSDALKMLPQPIEKRVKLALDALKKIYPKVDIAARIIGDPITVSWEADPHFLGAFKGALPGHYRYNQRMYAHFMQQDMPAEQRGIFIAGDDVSWTPAWVEGAVQTSLNAVWGIMNHFGGKTHVENPGPGDVFHEIGPIALPE; encoded by the coding sequence ATGAACAAGAACAATCGCCATCCTGCAGACGGTAAAAAACCAGTCACCATTTTCGGCCCGGACTTTCCATTCGCCTTTGACGACTGGATCGAGCACCCGGCTGGCTTAGGCAGTATTCCTGCGCACAACCACGGCGCGGAAGTGGCGATTGTCGGCGCAGGTATCGCGGGGCTGGTGGCCGCATACGAGCTGATGAAACTGGGCCTCAAGCCGGTCGTCTATGAAGCTTCGAAAATGGGTGGCCGCTTGCGCTCCCAGGCCTTCGAAGGCGCTGAAGGGATCATCGCCGAGTTGGGTGGCATGCGCTTCCCGGTGTCGTCCACTGCGTTCTATCACTACGTCGACAAGCTCGGTCTTGAGACCAAGCCTTTCCCTAACCCGCTGACCCCAGCTTCCGGCAGCACCGTCATCGACCTGGAAGGCCAAACCCATTACGCACAGAAACTCGCCGACCTTCCTGCACTGTTCCAGGAGGTGGCCGACGCCTGGGCCGATGCACTGGAGGACGGCTCACGCTTTGGCGAGATTCAGCAAGCGATCCGCGATCGCGATGTACCGCGCCTCAAAGAGCTGTGGAACACCCTCGTTCCGCTGTGGGATGACCGGACCTTCTACGACTTCGTCGCCACCTCCAAAGCCTTCGCCAAGCTGTCGTTCCACCACCGCGAAGTGTTTGGCCAGGTCGGTTTCGGCACCGGTGGCTGGGACTCGGACTTCCCGAACTCGATGCTGGAAATCTTCCGCGTAGTCATGACCAACTGCGACGATCACCAACACCTGGTGGTCGGCGGTGTAGAGCAGGTGCCGTTGGGCATCTGGCGCCATGTGCCGGAGCGCTGCGCTCACTGGCCGGCAGGCACCAGCCTGAGTTCACTGCACAACGGTGCACCGCGCACCGGGGTCAAACGCATCGCACGCGCCGCCGATGGCCGTTTCAGCGTGACCGACAACTGGGGTGACACCCGCGAATACGCCGCTGTGCTGACCACTTGCCAGAGCTGGCTGCTGACCACTCAGATCGAGTGCGAAGAGTCGCTGTTCTCGCAAAAAATGTGGATGGCCCTGGACCGCACCCGCTACATGCAATCGTCGAAAACCTTCGTGATGGTCGACCGGCCATTCTGGAAAGACAAAGACCCGGAAACCGGTCGCGACCTGATGAGCATGACCCTCACCGATCGCCTGACCCGTGGCACTTACCTCTTCGATAACGGCGACGATAAGCCGGGCGTGATTTGCCTGTCGTATTCGTGGATGAGCGACGCGTTGAAAATGCTTCCGCAACCGATCGAAAAACGCGTGAAGCTGGCGTTGGATGCACTGAAGAAGATCTATCCAAAAGTCGACATCGCTGCGCGCATCATCGGCGACCCGATTACTGTGTCCTGGGAAGCCGACCCGCATTTCCTCGGTGCATTCAAAGGCGCCCTGCCCGGTCACTATCGCTACAACCAGCGGATGTATGCACACTTCATGCAACAGGACATGCCCGCCGAACAGCGTGGGATCTTTATCGCTGGCGACGATGTTTCGTGGACACCGGCCTGGGTCGAAGGCGCGGTACAGACCTCGCTCAACGCGGTATGGGGCATCATGAATCACTTCGGTGGTAAAACCCACGTCGAAAACCCAGGCCCGGGCGATGTGTTCCATGAAATCGGCCCGATTGCCCTGCCCGAGTAA